A genomic window from Luteolibacter sp. LG18 includes:
- a CDS encoding Amuc_1098 family type IV pilus outer membrane protein: protein MASVCRILPSCGRAALLATAFLVVPVLGGDTPGLFEREQAKRYQGVEEAQELLKKGDEAYTAGRYSDAVTAYSGARDLIPDAPVTVELREAATERYAQASVEYGRELVRKGDVAGAKAAVDKVLAENVAPNHLGAVEFKNQLNDPIRTNPAMTGDHGKNVEEVRKLLYTAEGAFNLGKYDEAKSTYEKVLRIDATNSAARRGMERVAGAKSDYLRAAYDNTRGEMLGQVDAAWELQPPYVGDKISSLAEGQAADAGRISISNKIDRMILPSMTLEQVNLEEAVEYLRAQATKLDTFELDPKHKGVNINIDLGPPGSEVADRVSKKRFNLRLKNIPISGALKYINELTQTAYTTDEFSVIIRSLGAMTTELTTRTYRVPPDFLSNISEGGATAGSASTTQDPFASTGDKPAEGLLAKRRGILEVLKSKGITFPEGATATLNASTNLLMVRNTEANQDMVAQLVELVAKTEPVQVVVTVTMLKAEEHRMDELGFDWLLNESGISNELILSGGTQGNGGDLSDISVPTGVNRHPITAGNRSGDYAVTADAIDEAIANNAQGFASTPKRAPGVLGLNGMLNGTAYEGVMRGLAQKRGIDLMSTPSVVTRSGQAASIRVVKEMKYPTEYEPPEVPNRVGFSDLDNNNGNNNNNGDSGGIFPVTPSHPTAFETAEVGTVLEVLPTVSADKRTVDLQLKPTIKDFDGFVNYGTPINTIGFDATGAAQNTPITQNAILMPVFSKIAINTPSLAVADGATVVIGGLVQERAQRVEDKTPLLGNLPVVGRMFQSHVQAPVKKVVLFMVNVKLVDPTGRPINQR from the coding sequence ATGGCATCCGTTTGCAGAATCCTACCCTCGTGCGGTCGCGCCGCGCTCCTGGCTACCGCCTTTCTGGTGGTGCCGGTGCTCGGCGGAGACACGCCCGGCTTGTTTGAGCGAGAGCAAGCCAAGCGTTATCAAGGTGTTGAGGAGGCCCAGGAGCTCTTGAAAAAGGGCGATGAAGCCTACACCGCCGGTCGCTACAGCGACGCCGTCACCGCTTACTCCGGCGCCCGGGATCTGATCCCGGACGCGCCCGTCACCGTCGAACTGCGGGAAGCCGCCACCGAGCGCTATGCCCAGGCGTCCGTCGAGTATGGCCGTGAACTGGTCCGCAAGGGCGATGTGGCCGGGGCCAAGGCCGCGGTGGACAAGGTGCTGGCGGAAAACGTCGCTCCGAACCATCTGGGGGCTGTCGAGTTCAAGAACCAGCTCAACGATCCGATCCGGACCAATCCGGCGATGACTGGCGACCACGGCAAGAATGTCGAGGAGGTCCGCAAGTTGCTCTATACCGCCGAAGGCGCTTTCAACCTCGGCAAATACGACGAGGCCAAGTCCACCTACGAGAAGGTGCTCCGCATCGATGCCACCAACTCCGCCGCCCGCCGTGGCATGGAGCGCGTGGCCGGGGCGAAGAGCGATTACCTGCGCGCCGCCTATGACAACACCCGCGGCGAGATGCTCGGGCAGGTGGACGCGGCCTGGGAGCTGCAACCGCCGTATGTGGGCGATAAGATCAGCAGCCTGGCGGAAGGTCAGGCGGCGGATGCGGGCCGGATTTCGATTTCCAACAAGATCGACCGGATGATCCTGCCGTCGATGACCCTGGAGCAGGTGAACCTCGAAGAGGCCGTGGAATACCTGCGTGCGCAGGCGACCAAGCTCGACACCTTCGAATTGGATCCCAAGCACAAGGGCGTGAACATCAACATCGACCTCGGCCCGCCGGGCAGCGAGGTCGCGGACCGGGTTTCCAAGAAGCGCTTCAATCTCCGTCTGAAGAACATTCCGATCTCGGGTGCGTTGAAATACATCAACGAGCTGACGCAGACGGCCTACACCACCGACGAGTTTTCCGTGATCATCCGTTCCCTCGGGGCGATGACCACCGAGCTGACCACGCGGACCTACCGGGTGCCGCCGGATTTCCTTTCCAACATCAGCGAGGGTGGCGCGACCGCTGGCTCGGCCTCGACGACCCAGGATCCCTTCGCCAGCACGGGCGACAAACCGGCGGAAGGCTTGCTGGCCAAGCGACGCGGCATCCTCGAGGTGCTGAAGTCGAAGGGCATCACCTTCCCGGAGGGGGCCACGGCCACCCTGAATGCCTCCACCAACCTGCTCATGGTGCGCAATACCGAGGCGAACCAGGACATGGTGGCCCAACTGGTGGAGCTGGTCGCGAAGACCGAGCCGGTCCAGGTGGTGGTCACCGTGACGATGCTGAAGGCCGAGGAGCACCGCATGGACGAACTCGGGTTCGACTGGCTGCTCAACGAGTCTGGGATCTCCAACGAACTCATCCTTTCCGGTGGCACCCAGGGGAACGGCGGCGATCTCAGCGACATTTCGGTGCCGACCGGCGTCAACCGCCACCCGATCACGGCGGGGAACCGCAGCGGCGACTACGCGGTGACCGCGGACGCGATCGATGAAGCGATCGCCAACAACGCCCAGGGTTTTGCCAGCACCCCCAAGCGCGCACCTGGTGTGCTCGGCTTGAACGGGATGCTCAATGGCACCGCCTATGAAGGCGTGATGCGCGGCCTTGCGCAGAAGCGCGGGATCGACCTGATGTCCACTCCTTCCGTGGTCACCCGCAGCGGCCAAGCGGCCAGCATCCGGGTCGTGAAGGAAATGAAGTATCCGACCGAATACGAACCCCCGGAAGTCCCGAACCGGGTGGGGTTCTCGGATCTCGACAACAACAACGGCAATAACAACAACAACGGTGACAGCGGGGGCATCTTCCCGGTGACGCCGTCCCATCCGACGGCGTTTGAGACCGCGGAAGTGGGCACGGTTCTCGAGGTGCTGCCGACGGTTTCGGCGGACAAGCGCACGGTGGACCTGCAGTTGAAGCCGACGATCAAGGACTTCGATGGCTTTGTGAACTACGGCACTCCGATCAACACGATCGGTTTCGATGCCACCGGTGCGGCGCAGAACACCCCGATCACGCAGAACGCGATCCTGATGCCGGTGTTCAGCAAGATCGCGATCAACACGCCCAGCCTGGCGGTGGCCGATGGTGCCACCGTCGTGATCGGCGGATTGGTGCAGGAGCGCGCGCAACGGGTGGAGGACAAGACCCCGCTGCTGGGG